One segment of Argiope bruennichi chromosome 11, qqArgBrue1.1, whole genome shotgun sequence DNA contains the following:
- the LOC129957178 gene encoding uncharacterized protein LOC129957178, producing MEMNNLFMPSLQHLTLAKIAVMLCNNHDIKAILEKNRRCDSYKSDCAPSVALDGNYLSMLDRSRYPKYTLNYPSPHRDVSAAVLQQIRNKVCSMISPLNLAPSFEKKILNFISHIILEIEKWEEDHSEILPENFDAQVYFCWKSVGTIHRESTAENLFNHRKLNVAARFSLACWYCMQSHLSSLWDNIYDSYKAHLISKCHSGSLLNYWTTHLDGLHFKRSVFPDALYITNLSALHYFYNKCDSKDKKKAFLNDVLSKQWKNLDLVQFCVGELCQNGYEQLSSFQCRNILRCFLNWPLQSLFLDMSEHLLINVDQFGIHDLLNDILKFIIKHHFEDIDYLNLLKEFWNRVPSYHKDSLMNSPEFQPIKIALQQTSAKSLTPEWFKQH from the coding sequence ATGGAAATGAATAACCTTTTCATGCCTTCCCTTCAACACTTGACCCTTGCAAAGATTGCTGTGATGCTATGTAATAACCATGACATTAAAGCAATATTAGAAAAGAACAGAAGATGTGATTCTTACAAATCGGATTGTGCACCATCCGTTGCTTTAGATGGTAATTATTTGTCAATGTTAGATAGATCAAGGTATCccaaatatacattaaattatcCATCACCTCATCGTGATGTTAGTGCAGCTGTATTGCAGCAAATCAGAAACAAAGTGTGCAGTATGATCTCTCCATTGAATTTAGCGCcatcttttgaaaagaaaatattaaattttatctcgcATATTATCCTAGAGATTGAAAAATGGGAAGAAGACCATTCTGAAATATTACCTGAAAATTTTGATGCACAAGTTTACTTTTGCTGGAAATCTGTGGGCACTATACATAGAGAGAGTACAGCAGAGAATCTGTTTAATCACAGAAAATTAAATGTCGCAGCCCGTTTCTCCTTGGCTTGTTGGTACTGTATGCAAAGCCATTTATCTTCTCTTTGGGACAATATTTATGATTCATACAAAGCCCATCTGATTTCAAAGTGCCATAGTGGATCTTTGCTTAATTATTGGACAACTCATTTAGATGGCCTTCATTTCAAAAGGTCTGTCTTTCCTGATGCCttatatataactaatttatcagctttgcattatttttacaataaatgtgatagtaaagataagaaaaaagcTTTTTTGAATGATGTTCTTTCTAAACAGTGGAAGAATCTAGATTTAGTACAGTTTTGTGTCGGAGAATTATGCCAAAATGGTTATGAACAATTGTCAAGTTTCCAGTGCCGTAATATTCTTAGATGCTTTTTGAACTGGCCTCTGCAAAGTTTATTTTTGGATATGTCAGAACATCTACTAATTAATGTAGACCAATTTGGGATTCATGATTTGCTAAATGACattctcaaatttataattaaacatcaCTTTGAAGATATTGATTATCTGaaccttttaaaagaattctggAATCGAGTTCCTTCTTATCACAAGGACTCTTTAATGAATTCTCCTGAATTTCAACCCATAAAGATTGCACTGCAACAAACATCTGCAAAATCATTAACTCCAGAATGGTTTAAACAACACTGA
- the LOC129957151 gene encoding ATP-dependent RNA helicase DDX19A-like isoform X2 codes for MVEDDWGLWADHQEKRLASLNNLKSDGTDPITPLVPASQYAHQKPNPASILLKKKSIKTHLGPTSQRSSQELKPDFISLTQTPTRTYLRPPSQYTPQAPNSAFMSLIQKPIRTHIGPSLQRAPQEPNSDSISLIQKPIRTCIGPPSQRTPQEPNPASISLISQKHIRTHLRSASQYIPQEPNSDSISLIQKPIRTHIGPPSKRAPQKPNSISMSLMQKLIRTHLIDTSNRIDLEIRKIDTNSPFYSVKSFEDFNLRPELLKGVYSMGFNGPSRIQERVLSLLTADPPQNLIAQSQSGTGKTIAAIIAALHRVDSNLHYPHVLMLSPIFEFAVRTGKVAKKMAQFCPNIEVRFAIRGENLERGHRITEQLLIGTPGKVFDWAVRYRFFDLKRIQLFVLDVADLMITTQGHEDQSIRIHKQLSKDCQKMLFATAFSDELMNFAKHIAPDPVIIRLKKEEEILNNIKQYYTVCKSPEVKYEALDSLCGALCFVRIVIFCNIKRTAAWLVGKMTEEGHDMALLTGELAVEQRMNALNRFREGKEKILITTNAYASAIDVEQVAVVINYDLPVHFKGDADCEAYLHRIGRTGRFGKTGLVINLIDGGESMAILEQIESHFGKKINEIDDNEVDSIEAMAK; via the exons atggTTGAGGATGACTGGGGCCTCTGGGCTGATCATCAGGAAAAAAGGCTTGCTTctttaaataatctgaaatcaGATGGAACAGATCCAATAACTCCACTAGTGCCTGCATCACAATATGCTCATCAAAAACCCAATCCAGCCtctatattattgaaaaagaaatcaattaaaacacATCTAGGGCCTACATCACAACGTTCTTCTCAAGAGCTCAAGCCAGATTTTATATCATTGACGCAGACACCTACAAGAACATATCTAAGACCTCCATCACAATATACTCCTCAAGCACCCAATTCAGCCTTTATGTCATTAATCCAGAAACCTATTAGAACACATATAGGACCTTCATTGCAACGTGCTCCTCAAGAACCCAATTCAGACTCTATATCATTAATACAGAAACCTATTAGAACATGTATAGGACCTCCATCACAACGTACTCCTCAAGAACCCAATCCAGCCTCTATATCATTAATATCACAGAAACATATTAGAACACATCTAAGGTCTGCATCACAATATATTCCTCAAGAACCCAATTCAGACTCTATATCATTAATCCAAAAACCTATTAGAACACATATAGGACCTCCATCAAAACGTGCTCCTCAAAAACCCAATTCAATTTCCATGTCATTAATGCAGAAACTTATTAGAACACATCTAATAGACACATCTAATAGAATTGATCttgaaattcgaaaaatagacACTAACTCGccattttattctgtaaaatcatttgaagattttaatttgcGCCCAGAGTTGTTGAAAGGAGTATATTCAATGGGTTTTAATGGTCCTTCTAGAATACAGGAAAGAGTATTATCTCTCCTAACAGCAGATCCCCCTCAGAATCTAATTGCTCAGTCGCAGAGTGGAACTGGCAAAACAATTGCTGCCATTATTGCTGCCCTACACCGGGTTGATTCAAATCTTCATTATCCTCACGTATTAATGTTGTCTCCGATATTTGAGTTTGCAGTGCGAACAGGAAAAGTTGCCAAGAAAATGGCACAATTTTGTCCTAATATTGAAGTTCGCTTTGCAATAAGAGGTGAAAACCTCGAAAGGGGCCATCGCATTACTGAACAGCTTTTAATCGGGACTCCTGGGAAAGTTTTCGACTGGGCAGTTCGTTACAGATTTTTTGACCTTAAAAGAATTCAGTTGTTCGTGTTGGATGTAGCTGATCTGATGATCACGACACAAGGACATGAAGATCAAAGCATTCGAATTCATAAACAGCTTTCTAAAGATTGCCAGAAAATGCTTTTTGCAACCGCTTTCTCTGATGAATTGATGAATTTTGCCAAACATATAGCTCCAGATCCGGTCATAATAAGGCTcaaaaaggaagaagaaattttaaataatattaaacaatattatactgTATGCAAATCACCAGAAGTGAAATATGAGGCTTTAGATAGTTTGTGTGGCGCTCTCTGTTTCGTTCGAATAGTGATCTTCTGCAACATCAAAAGAACGGCAGCGTGGTTAGTGGGAAAGATGACGGAAGAAGGACATGATATGGCTTTACTTACTGGAGAATTAGCTGTGGAACAAAGGATGAATGCACTTAACCGTTTTAGAGAGGGTAAAGAAAAG ATTTTGATAACAACCAATGCTTATGCTTCGGCAATCGATGTTGAACAAGTGGCCGTAGTCATAAACTATGATCTTCCTGTGCATTTTAAAGGAGATGCAGACTGTGAAGCTTACCTCCATCGTATTGGGAGAACTGGACGATTTGGAAAAACTGGACTCgtcattaatttaattgatgGTGGTGAATCCATGGCCATTCTGGAGCAAATCGAGAGTCACTTTGGgaagaaaatcaatgaaatagaCGACAATGAAGTTGATTCGATAGAAGCGATGGCCAAATGA
- the LOC129957151 gene encoding ATP-dependent RNA helicase DDX19A-like isoform X1, protein MAEDDWGLWPDLQEKRLAALNNLKPDGAAPISPPCTHHSIHRNKKMVEDDWGLWADHQEKRLASLNNLKSDGTDPITPLVPASQYAHQKPNPASILLKKKSIKTHLGPTSQRSSQELKPDFISLTQTPTRTYLRPPSQYTPQAPNSAFMSLIQKPIRTHIGPSLQRAPQEPNSDSISLIQKPIRTCIGPPSQRTPQEPNPASISLISQKHIRTHLRSASQYIPQEPNSDSISLIQKPIRTHIGPPSKRAPQKPNSISMSLMQKLIRTHLIDTSNRIDLEIRKIDTNSPFYSVKSFEDFNLRPELLKGVYSMGFNGPSRIQERVLSLLTADPPQNLIAQSQSGTGKTIAAIIAALHRVDSNLHYPHVLMLSPIFEFAVRTGKVAKKMAQFCPNIEVRFAIRGENLERGHRITEQLLIGTPGKVFDWAVRYRFFDLKRIQLFVLDVADLMITTQGHEDQSIRIHKQLSKDCQKMLFATAFSDELMNFAKHIAPDPVIIRLKKEEEILNNIKQYYTVCKSPEVKYEALDSLCGALCFVRIVIFCNIKRTAAWLVGKMTEEGHDMALLTGELAVEQRMNALNRFREGKEKILITTNAYASAIDVEQVAVVINYDLPVHFKGDADCEAYLHRIGRTGRFGKTGLVINLIDGGESMAILEQIESHFGKKINEIDDNEVDSIEAMAK, encoded by the exons atggcCGAGGATGACTGGGGCCTCTGGCCTGACCTTCAGGAAAAAAGGCTTGCTGCTTTAAACAATCTTAAACCAGATGGAGCAGCTCCAATATCCCCGCCGTGCACACATCATAGTATTCACCGCAACAAG aaaatggTTGAGGATGACTGGGGCCTCTGGGCTGATCATCAGGAAAAAAGGCTTGCTTctttaaataatctgaaatcaGATGGAACAGATCCAATAACTCCACTAGTGCCTGCATCACAATATGCTCATCAAAAACCCAATCCAGCCtctatattattgaaaaagaaatcaattaaaacacATCTAGGGCCTACATCACAACGTTCTTCTCAAGAGCTCAAGCCAGATTTTATATCATTGACGCAGACACCTACAAGAACATATCTAAGACCTCCATCACAATATACTCCTCAAGCACCCAATTCAGCCTTTATGTCATTAATCCAGAAACCTATTAGAACACATATAGGACCTTCATTGCAACGTGCTCCTCAAGAACCCAATTCAGACTCTATATCATTAATACAGAAACCTATTAGAACATGTATAGGACCTCCATCACAACGTACTCCTCAAGAACCCAATCCAGCCTCTATATCATTAATATCACAGAAACATATTAGAACACATCTAAGGTCTGCATCACAATATATTCCTCAAGAACCCAATTCAGACTCTATATCATTAATCCAAAAACCTATTAGAACACATATAGGACCTCCATCAAAACGTGCTCCTCAAAAACCCAATTCAATTTCCATGTCATTAATGCAGAAACTTATTAGAACACATCTAATAGACACATCTAATAGAATTGATCttgaaattcgaaaaatagacACTAACTCGccattttattctgtaaaatcatttgaagattttaatttgcGCCCAGAGTTGTTGAAAGGAGTATATTCAATGGGTTTTAATGGTCCTTCTAGAATACAGGAAAGAGTATTATCTCTCCTAACAGCAGATCCCCCTCAGAATCTAATTGCTCAGTCGCAGAGTGGAACTGGCAAAACAATTGCTGCCATTATTGCTGCCCTACACCGGGTTGATTCAAATCTTCATTATCCTCACGTATTAATGTTGTCTCCGATATTTGAGTTTGCAGTGCGAACAGGAAAAGTTGCCAAGAAAATGGCACAATTTTGTCCTAATATTGAAGTTCGCTTTGCAATAAGAGGTGAAAACCTCGAAAGGGGCCATCGCATTACTGAACAGCTTTTAATCGGGACTCCTGGGAAAGTTTTCGACTGGGCAGTTCGTTACAGATTTTTTGACCTTAAAAGAATTCAGTTGTTCGTGTTGGATGTAGCTGATCTGATGATCACGACACAAGGACATGAAGATCAAAGCATTCGAATTCATAAACAGCTTTCTAAAGATTGCCAGAAAATGCTTTTTGCAACCGCTTTCTCTGATGAATTGATGAATTTTGCCAAACATATAGCTCCAGATCCGGTCATAATAAGGCTcaaaaaggaagaagaaattttaaataatattaaacaatattatactgTATGCAAATCACCAGAAGTGAAATATGAGGCTTTAGATAGTTTGTGTGGCGCTCTCTGTTTCGTTCGAATAGTGATCTTCTGCAACATCAAAAGAACGGCAGCGTGGTTAGTGGGAAAGATGACGGAAGAAGGACATGATATGGCTTTACTTACTGGAGAATTAGCTGTGGAACAAAGGATGAATGCACTTAACCGTTTTAGAGAGGGTAAAGAAAAG ATTTTGATAACAACCAATGCTTATGCTTCGGCAATCGATGTTGAACAAGTGGCCGTAGTCATAAACTATGATCTTCCTGTGCATTTTAAAGGAGATGCAGACTGTGAAGCTTACCTCCATCGTATTGGGAGAACTGGACGATTTGGAAAAACTGGACTCgtcattaatttaattgatgGTGGTGAATCCATGGCCATTCTGGAGCAAATCGAGAGTCACTTTGGgaagaaaatcaatgaaatagaCGACAATGAAGTTGATTCGATAGAAGCGATGGCCAAATGA